GGATCACGACGTCTGTCTTACGCTTAATCCATGCACATTCGACTAGGCTCCATCAGGCAAGGCCAACTCATGCCTGCTGTTTCAGAATCCGTTTCATCTTTCTCGTGCAGATCAGAAGCCTGTTTAATTAATCTCGGCCCCTGGTCGTCTTGAGCGCGTAATGTGGGCATATCTGAGCTGGTGCTACAACGATGCCCGGGCTTCCCATTGGTCGCTTTCCGGGCGACGACCTAATCCTCGTCTTTTCCCATCTTTTATTTTGTATTTTTATTTGTGTTTTCATGACCTAGAAAATGGAGGATCAAAAAGGCAAACGCAATGTGGCGCAGCCCAACAACCATCCTAATAATGATGCCATTTCACCGTTGGGGGCCAACCAATATCGACTGTTGTTTGCATCGGACAAATGGAGATGCGATTCTGCAAGAGTCCGGATACGAAAGCTTCTTTGGCTACGCGATGTAACTCTTGTTTTTATTGAGGACGACAGCATTGACTAGCGTAGACGTGACGCCCTCAAATATTTGGCTACTGCATCATCCTGATATCTTCGCTTGCCTGTTTTCTTCTGTGCAAGGTGTTTGGGCACTTACATGCTACCAGGCTGTGACTTGCAACGTCGGATCCTGATTGAAGGAAGCCTTATGGCGCTCGGTGTTGAAGGCCGAGAGTGTTCAGCTCGGCTAGAGATGTGAGGCGTCTTTCGTGTGACCTTGTACCCAGTACGGGTCGTGCGTTGATATTGTGAGTTGTGGGGTTTCATGATGCAATTCTTCTACTTGACTTGGAACGCTTCTGGCTTTGAGGTGCTCATCGCTTATAAATGGACCAATCAGTGTGGCTGGATAGGAAGACAACTTGGTAAGCAGTCTCAAGTTCAGTAAGAGAATGAGGGAAATGAAGTATCTTGAATTTCGTATCGTAACATCACCTAACACGAACGCCAACAAGACTGTTGTTGATTTACAGCTGTTTCCACGGCTCAAGAGGGAATATGACGGTCCTTTACAATCCTATTTGGCAAGTTTCGAGCAGTGTTGTTTAGGCCTAGATTTTACTCCACTGTCTCGAATCATCTCATGTAAATCACCTTCATCGACTTCATAATGACACACCCAAACACTCTGGGGTTATACCGAGTCAACTTCGTGCCATCTCGATTTAGTGACGGATTGATATTGTGATATGGAGGCCGCGTTAACACTTACTGGAATTACATCATTCTAGCTCCTCTATGATACTCGTATAAACTCCATGTTTGATCACCACAGCACTCTTCGCCaatcgtcatctccatcttccacgCCATACCATCTCTCAACATCTATTACACTCTTGCCACAATTCTACAACTTCTATTTGTAAGCCAACCACTCGTATGTCAATCTATATGATCGTGCTATCTCTTCTCAGCACTAGCATCCCTAATTTCGTCATTTCCTGCTCCGACACTGCCCATCCGCACAACAGATCAACATCCAAAACTTACACGGGCCATCCAACGATCCCAGTCCTTCAACGCCCGTTTGAGCTTCTGTCATAAATCAGGGAGCCATATTTAGAATGTTGTTGGGAGGTTCTAGAATTTTCTTGGTTTGCTGGACTTGCTGTCCATGCTTTGGTTGCCTTGCTAGGTGTTGGGCCAAGTAGTCATCTGATCACTGCTGACATGTCGATGATGCCCTCTGTTTCACGATATGTTACTAATACGGTCTGTGGAAAAGACAGTGAAATAATGCTACCATAACTTAAATTACATCTTCATACCACAATCCAATCATTATAGAAACCGTTAATAAAATTGGCAAGATAAAAGCCACTCTCACAGCATAGTCACACCATACCTTTGACAACAAACTCTCTCCCAATTCAAGAACACagagaacaagaaacaagaaagtAAACTCTTGATTCATATCGAACAAACATCTCAAAATTCTCCCCCCAACGTTTTCTATTCCAAGGGAGACGGACTTCTGATCCTGCTCAATCAACATACTTCCAAAGTTCACATTGTTATTCTCAAAGCCTAGCATCTAACAATGTCATCGTCAACCCCTTCAAAATTTTGAGTTTCAGCCCCAAATGGCATCACTTCCTCACACAAAGTCTATCTCATTCTCCTCCATGACGAAAGTTACTTACATCATCAACTCATTCCCTTCACCAAAAACCAACAACTCACTCACTCGACAAATCAAATCTCAGTGTTCAAAACTGCCATCACTTCAATAGCCGCAGAACATATCCCATCAATAGCCACAAACTTCCATCGCATCAACCACAAAATGTATCCCGTCAATAACCACAGAgtcacatcacatcaagccaagacaagacaagacaaataaTATTCAACGacttttattcttcttctttcaatcCCAAACAAAGATCCCTCATCCAGCACACATTACAACAAATGCAAAAAATCTCAtttcaaaaaagaaaaaaggaaaaccaCATATTAACAAAACAACATAATGACAACAAAACACTTTCAGCCCAACAAATGCaaaacataaaaaaaaagaaaaaagacgaacCCTCCCCAGTGGTATCGGCGTGCCCTCTCCTCCAACTGCTCTGctccctcatcctcattccAATTCGTTTCTCCCGTCTCTCACCTCGCTCCTCGGTTTGCGTTTGCTGCTCAGCATCCTTCGCACGTGGTCATTAAATCTCCCtacagaagaaaaagaagaagaaaacaatgTGACCCGGTCTTGTTGAATCATCGTACTGTATTATCTGGAAGCTTGATCTGCTCCTTGTTATAAGTCGCCAACATCCCTACCATTCCCTAACCACATCACCCCATCCCTTCTCCCCCATCACATTTAAAGTCTTCTCCAAAAGAAGCCTCTCCCCCCTTACTCTccagaattttttttctcgtaGCTCTGTTATATGCGCGCCCTTCTAAAAACACTAAAGCTCGCTCGACCGGCAtatttaaagaaaaaaaggtgtcCGCTGAGGGGAGCCGGAACGCGGTACAGAGGCAACTGAAGACATAGAAAAACCATCAAGTAATACACCCAGCCCGTGGCCAACAATCCAGAGCTTATCAGAAAACGCAGAAACTATTGTGCAAAGAATTTTTGGGATCAGAGgcgggagaaaaaaaaagataaagaaaaaaaggaaaataataacgagagagggaaaaggggaAACAAAAGGTATCAAGTCGGCCGGTTTCCTTTTCCGACTGTCGCCGAAAGAATCGGGATTGAGATGCCTCCACGAGGGGCTCATGCAGCGgccaaaaataaataaataaaaagagtTAATGGTGTAAGTAGGGCACGTTTCGTCACTTCGTCCTGCGTACGCCAGTATTCGCAAGCCAGATATGCGTAGTCGGGTGTCCGAAATTGGCGGGTAATATAATCGTTTGAATGCggatggtgaagaaaagTCACGGATTAGACTCGAATCGGCAgatgcgaaaagaaaaattcaTCTGTATCACAGTCGCAGGCAATTTAATAAGCCCAAACCTTGAGCTGCGGAGGAGGTTAGTCACATCGAGTTTGGGCAAAAAGAGCTGCAACTTGTCCAACTTACCAGAGAATCCCATGAACCTGTGCACAAGCTGATGCCGTCGTTGCTGACACCCAAGCAGCTCACACGGTTCTCGTGGCCTACCAGCGAGCCAACCTTTTCGCCTCGTGTAATATCCCAGACCTTGATTGCACGAATTAGCATCAGATGTCATCGGGGGAAAATAAGGTTTCGTCGCGATGTAAACTTACCTTGCACTCAAAGTCGTCATATCCGGCAAAGAGCAGACGTCCGGACACGGAGGTGGCAACGGATGTGATGCCGCAAAGAATGGATTCAGACTAAATTGACATGTTAGCATTTCAATTGTCAAGATTACCGAGGCATCAGAATTCTACGCACTCCATAGAGGTTCAGTTCGCGATCGGCGCGAATGTCAAACAGCCGGCAGGTGGCGTCGTCGGATCCCGTAACGAAAGAGTGGCCGTCGGGGAAGAActggatggcgttgatgtCAGACTCGTGGCCTGCAAAGGTCTGCACCGCCTTTCCGGCACGGATATCCCAGAGCTTGGCGAACGCGTCGCAGGCACCAGAGATGAAGGTGTTTTGGTTGGTGGGGTTCAAGCTGATGCTCATGACATCGCCAAGGTGGTCGGCGAACTCGGTGACCTTTTGGCCAGTCTCAATGTCCCACTTCATGCAGGTCATGTCACCGGACGAGGTGAGGATGCTGCGATCGTTGATGAATCGACAGCAGGACAGGTAACCGGCGTGGCCGGACAGTTCCCTGGCCACCCGCGTGGGGCCGTCGCGCTGCTGGTTGAGGTTATAGATGGAGCAGATGTTGTCGAGACCACCGCAGGCGACAAAGTTGCCGCTGGGGGCGTAGGCGCAGGTCATGACCCATGATGAGCGGAGAGGGATGGCGTGGACTTTGTTGGTGGTGTAGGCGTcccagatgatgagctttCCGTCCTGCGAGGCTGAGACGAGGTGTCGGCGGTCTGTAGACCAGTGCATGGCGTAGATCTTGGCCAGATGGCCCTTGAGCGTCCGCTTCGCCCGCATAAGCTGGTTCTTGGGGATGGGCTCGTGAGCCTGCTGAGCGACAGCCCGGACTGAAAAAAGCATCGAGTTAGCATCGCGAAAAtagaggaggaaaaaaagaagccgccgATTGAGAGagcggagagagagaaaaacaacATACGTGTGGTGTCGGCCagctcatccttcttccgcTTGATCCTATCCTTGAGCGTCTCGGCCTCGCGACGCGCTTGCTGGATGCGCGCCTGCATCGCCTCGGGCGACACATCGTTGGGCTGTGAATTCATGGCGAAATCGACGGTTTGACGGGCGACGACAATCGAGAAATGGGcgggcgatggcgatggggagCAGCTGCGGGTTTTggcggcgtcgtcgtcgggaGGGAATCGAATTGACGACGGTTGGGATTGTGGAGAgcggagggagaggagaaggagagaatgcGCTGGCTCTGGTTGGGTTGGGGGGGAAAAGCCAAAGGGAAGAATGGAACTGGACTCAAGTGAGCTACAGGTACAGCAACGTTAGCTCCTATCCCAGGGGGGTTGGTGCGCTCTAGTCCCGGGCTGGGGTGCCTGGGGCGGGTTTTTTGGGAAATTGACGGTGGGCTGCGCTGCGAGGTGAGGCCCTGACttgcctgagcctgagcgGCAGCTTACACTGGACTGAACCGAACCTGAACTGATCGGGGTGGAGCCCTGGACTCAACTGTGCTCAACTCGCTGGACGAAGAGACGAAAGCCTGGCACTGGTACCGCGCTTTTTCAGGGCCGGGGCGATGTGCTAAGGCCAGTTCAGCCCCAGCGCTAGGAGCTGAAGATGAGGtgggattgattgatggtGTGTGGAAGAATCGAGACACCAGACACTCTTCAGGTTGGCCGGGTTCTTTGTTAGCCAGCCTCTCCCTAGCAGCATGGAGTACTATCGCTGTGCATGGCCCGATAGAATTACAGTTTTAATTGATGTCCTGTTACTAGATTGGTAGTTGCAGCATTTGATCATTGTACATATCGATCCGTCCAGACTACCATTGAATGGCCTCAATCCATTCATTGCGTGCATCCGCTCTGCTTGCTAATGCCCGCACTTGTGCTGTAAGGGGAAAGGCAGGTCAGAATCACTAGCGCCCGCCTCTTCAGAGTCTGTCTCCAAGGTACTTGTTCTCCGCCTCTGGCGACGCAGCCCGTCCAAGTACTGAAGCGACGCAGTGCAAAGGCAGCTCAGACACAAATCTGACTGATGCGCTGCCCGGCTCCAAATTGCCTGGATCACTCCATCCGTGTGACTTTTCCTTTCCGTCCGGGCGTTTCCATTTCTACTCCAGTGCTTCCATTTCTATTTCTAAGCGCGTCATGGCCCGCGGTTCTGGTTTCTGGGAAATAGCCCAGGGTCAATGCGAAAAAGAGAGTTACAGgcgggatgagatgagacggGCGGCCTCGTTTCTGCGGCTTGAAAGTCAGGTGTCAGGTAATAGTGCTACCTACCAGTACTGTATAGCCTCTGTCTGTCGGCTGCATCCGCCTCGTTGTCTTCAATGCATCGCACCGCGCATTCCAAGCATTTAATAATTTGATCACGACAATCACAGTACAGTCCAGACAAACGGCAAAGGGACTGCTAACGCTCCTGTACAGTACCGTGACGCGCACAAGCTGCCGAGCTGCAGGATGGCATTGAGCACTAACCAGGCGCTCATGTCGTGAATCCGGCACAGTGGCGGCCGAGTGCGAAATGCCACTGTGTTGCCTAGGCGAGGCCCTTCCCGAGATGCAGATTCTCCGTCTCTTTAGGCTGGCTCGTAATCATTCATGCCTGGTTATTTAACATCAGGGGCAAGGAGACCGGGTGGAGTCGCGTTGTCCCAAAGAACATGTACAGGCTTCCATTGCCTCTTCGTTTCTGGCCTGGgcacagagagagatgacCAGGGTCAATGCGATGCTCCCTGGCCAGGAACAAAACGACCGGACAGTTCGCTACACGACAGAGCGCCGTTTGGTCTGGTGAATCTTTCCATCGTACATTCCGAGATGCAGCTTTCCGCGGTCCTTTTTTGGCTTGCCGGCCAACCAGAGCGGGCAATCTATGTATCAAGGAACCGGCCAACGGGTTTCTCATCTCTTCGATAACGCAGCATTAACGCATCGTAGTTCCTTTAGGTCCGGTTGACGCCACTGGCCGTGACCCTGCAGCTCGCCCCCCTGAGCAGATTAGCCTGGACGAGGCCTTGATACGGGGAATTGCGAGTAATATTGCTGGGCAGCGACAAGTGAAGGCGATGGAAATTCCATCCTTTATGCAAGCAAACGGCCTTCCCACAAGGCGCACAGGGCAgagctggactggactggactcATCCTCCCCTCCAGCactctcgccatcaccatcaccctcaccctcacctctgctctcctcatcctctcatCTTTGCTCCCCCAAATCCAAATCCCAAAATCCTACTTACCTGCCCTGCTAGCCCAGAACTGGCCAAGGACGCAATTTACGGCGACCCGCTTCCCTGCTCCGGAGCCCACCTTCTACTCGCAGCTCTGGCCCGGCCTAGTACCAAGACGTTTTGCTCTGCACTAGCCGATCCGCAACTCATCCTGGACCCCGGCCTGGGGTGAAATCATTCGACTTGGGGGGAGGAGCCCTGCGAGTAATtaatacagtacagtacgggCAACGAGGACACAGAGGCGAGAGAGCTGAAGTTGTCGTCAGGAAGCAATTGCGTTGGAAAAGAGCATATAGCAgacgtgtactcgtacacacgCTCACAGTTGTGCCACTATCCACAAGTTTTACAACAAGTAGAGCCATACTAAAAAGCCAAGAGATATTGATATACTTGTTACACGTTAAACCCGGAGCTTTGAGCCAAAAAGACGCAAAACCAccgaaagaaagaaaacagcacatacgagtacattaGTAGGTACCATTACACGCAAAACCACCTTGCACGAGTACAAGAAAACAGGCCAAggcctttcttttcttggcccTTGTCCGAATTGCCGTGCGGATACTCTAATTTCATGCCTTTCCCTCCAACACGGCCGCACTGTGTTTCCAAGACGGGAACgcaccttttttttcttcttcctttttcttggactttttggGTGGTGTCTGGGCGTTTGTTTTCGTGTATCGCGAATGGGCTGTCCTGTGTGTGCGTTTTTCTGGCTTGGGGGTCAATGCATGATTGTGTCTTGCGAATAAGTGGTCGTCTTTCAACCGGCTGTCGACATATAACAACACCTGATGGAAATGTGCCGGCCATATCTTCGTTCTGTATTACCTGTATCGTTGCCACAAGACGTCAACTTGTAATGTGTACCTTCAATATTCTTCACGCTTCTCTCGACCCTCTGTAAGTCAATCTTACGGCCAATATTTCCGGTCTCCCCACGCTCTCATAAGCCCAAGTCACGCCCTCTCGGTATTGTTTCCTTCTCCCCCTTGTGTCCTATCCCAAATCCAGCAGTCCGCATCAACGAATCTCGATGGCCCTCATCACACTAGCTACCCATCTCACCATCCCTACAAGTACGAATACACACAGGCAGACAGACAGGTAGACAGGTAGACGGACAACTCATCGTGATACCTGTAATACTGTACTGTGCCATGATGTACTGTATATACCTGCCTCTAAACATACTCGTACCGTATTGTACATGTCCGAGATGGATGATTACCGCTCCATCCCCAATGCCACCATTCTTTGCGCCCCCCGTATCAACGGCGAGTCGCAGTGCAGTAGTGCCGCATATCAATCCGTACAAGCGCCGCGGCTTGGTGCGGTGGCATCccgtgtacatgtacctgcgTTGTGTCTGTGCCGTCCGTTCACTCTTCCTCACTTTTAACATGGCACgatgtccttttttttccctcttgttCAATACCAGGGGTATTTGCGCTACTAGTAGCGGGAGGTTTTTGATGGCTGCGTGATGTAATTGTAATTAACTGGGTCCTCTTGTGAATAGTTTGGGTGTTTTAATGTAGGATTGAAAAGATCCCCCCATACTTGTACATCGAATGTGTGGTATGAGGTGTGATGACATCTATCTGCCAAGACTCGCGATTCAAAAGCCAATTGACTCTCTCAAAGAGAATCAATATGCCATTCAGCAAGGCGGTCTCTGTATTTGAGATGGCCTCTGCTATATCATCCATCATTGTACCCCCAATTTCATATCCAACGCTCTAGttcatccagctcttcttcttggtatACTATTAAGCTGGTCCCGGAAGGGATTCGCCGTCTCTATCTCTTTGCTCCATCATGCTACCATTATCTAACTTATCTCATGCTTCAACCCCATTAATACGTCTTTGCCCATTCCTTGAACCACTCTAGGGCCTCGGGGTTTGCGACACTGGCGTTCGTCTTGATGCTCATGCCCGAAAGAATCTGCTTCACGGCAACTTCGATTCTATGATATTGTTAGAAAATGAACCATGCATGTTCTCATGTTGCGAAACTCACTTTTTGCCGTTGCCCGTCTTGGGGATGCCACCTCCGCATTCCTCTACCACGCCCGGGACGTGACGCGGGCTGAGCTCGCTCTTAATCTTCTGCTTGATCCTGTTCCTCAGGTCGTCGTTGAACTCGTGACCGGGTGTCGGGACGACAAACAGGCAAACCGTCTCGTCCGTGTCTGTTGCTCGTCGGCGTCCTACACAGACGGCATCCTCAACCTCGGACGCAAAGAACCGGATCAAAATGTTGTAAATCTCGGCTGAACCGAATCTCACGCCAGCCGGCTTCAGGACACCATCAGATCTGCCCAACATGAGCAGGCCGCCCGTCTTGGGGTCAGGaatcttgacaaagtcgccGTGATGCCACACCGCGCCCTTGACGCCGCACACGTCCTCGAAACGCTCAAAGTAGGCAGCCTTGTACTTGTCGTCACCTTTGGCGCCGAAGAAAGTCAGAGGCTGGCAGGGGAAGGGCTTGACGCAAACCAGGTCACCAGGCTC
This genomic interval from Trichoderma breve strain T069 chromosome 7 map unlocalized scaffold00008, whole genome shotgun sequence contains the following:
- a CDS encoding WD domain, g-beta repeat domain-containing protein, coding for MNSQPNDVSPEAMQARIQQARREAETLKDRIKRKKDELADTTLRAVAQQAHEPIPKNQLMRAKRTLKGHLAKIYAMHWSTDRRHLVSASQDGKLIIWDAYTTNKVHAIPLRSSWVMTCAYAPSGNFVACGGLDNICSIYNLNQQRDGPTRVARELSGHAGYLSCCRFINDRSILTSSGDMTCMKWDIETGQKVTEFADHLGDVMSISLNPTNQNTFISGACDAFAKLWDIRAGKAVQTFAGHESDINAIQFFPDGHSFVTGSDDATCRLFDIRADRELNLYGSESILCGITSVATSVSGRLLFAGYDDFECKVWDITRGEKVGSLVGHENRVSCLGVSNDGISLCTGSWDSLLKVWAY